CGCGGCGCATGCGCCGGCGCGAGACGGCGCTGCGGCGGGCGTGGCGGCGGTGATCGTGGCGGACGAGCGGCTCCCCGACTCCTTCGTCGGCCGCATGACGCGGCTGCTCGTGCTGCCGCTCGTGCGCCTGCTCGGGGCGCTCAAGCGGGCGCTCGAGCGGCTGGTGAGCCGCCGCGGCAACGTGCCGCGCGACGAGATGATCGAGGAGGAGCTGGACTCGGTCATCACGGAGGGGCGCGCCGCGGGGGTCATGGACCAGAGCGACGAGGAGCTGCTCAAGAGCGTCATCGAGTTCGGCGACACGCTCGTGCGCGAGGTGATGGTGCCGCGCATCGACATGGGCGCCTTCGAGATCGAGACGCCGCTGCCCGAGGTCCTCGCCGCCGTGGTGCGCCGCGGTCACTCCCGCTGGCCGGTGTACCAGGAGAGCGTCGACCACATCGTGGGCATCCTCCACGCCAAGGACCTGCTGCGGGTCTGGCAGGCGGGGCAGGCCGAGGCGCCGCTCGCAGGCCTGCTGCGGCCGGTGATCTTCGTCCCGGAGAACCAGCGCATCAGCGCGCTGCTGCGCGAGTTCAAGAAGCGGCGCACCCACCTGGCGATCGTGATCGACGAGTTCGGCGGCACCGCCGGGCTCGTGACGCTCGAGGACCTCGTCGAGGAGATCATCGGCGAGATCGCCGACGAGTTCGAGGCCGGGCAGGCGCCCGCCGTCCGGGAGGTCGAGGGCGGCTGGCTGCTGGACTCGCGCGCGAGCCTCGCGGCGCTTGGCGAGCACCTCGGCCTCGCGGAGGAGGAGCTGGCCCGCCACGAGTCGGAGACCGTGGGCGGGCTCGTCAGCGAGCTGCTCGGGCGCCTGCCGCGCGCCGGCGACGAGGCGCGCATCGGCGGGTGGGTGCTGAGGGTTGCCGACACGGACGGGCGGCGCATCCTGAAGATCCTCGCGGTGCGCGCGGCATGAAGATCGGCGCGCTCTTCCACGACGTGACCCGCCTCGAGGCGGACCTGCTGGTCGCCCCGCTGTGGGAGGACGACCGGCCGCCGCACGGCCTGGCGGGGCGGGCGGACTGGCACCTCTGCGGCTTCCTCTCGCGGCTGATCCTCGAGGGAAGGCTGCGCGGGACCGCGGGCGAGACGACGCTCATCGCGGTCCAGGGCCGCCTGCCGGCGCCGCGGCTGCTGCTGCTCGGCTGCGGGGCGGGGCGGTCGATGGACGCCGCCGCCGGCGAGGCGCACGCCGCCCGGGCGGCGACCGTAGCCGCGGACCTGAAGGTCTCCTCGGTGGTCATGGAGTTGCCGGTGCGGGACACGCGCGCGGCGCTTGGGGGGCTGGTGGCGCGCGTCGGCGACCTGTTCGCCGCCGCGCTGCCGCCGGGCGACGGCGAGGTGCAGGTGCTCGCCGGCAGCGAGGCGGAGTGCGAGGTCTGGCGCGGCGCCCTGCGCGACGCGTTTCCGCGGGGGACGCCCGTCGCGCCCCGCCGGCCCCTGCGGTAAGGCGGCCGGCGCCGCCCGACCGGCGTCGCGACGGAGATTTCCTCCGGAAATCCTTGACATTGCGGTTGCCGCGCGACTAGCATGGCAGCCCGAAGTCCGGATCAACAGGCGGCCGCCGTGGTGCGACTGGACCGATCGGGAGCGCCGGCGAGCCGGGGGTTCGGGGGGGGGATTCCCTCCCGGCTGGAGGGGTGTCCCTGGGGCGCAAAGGAGCTGAATCGATGCAGGCACGGAAGGCACCGGTGACGAAGGGCGGCGCGGCGAAACTCGTCTACTTCTTCGGTGGCGGCAAGGCGGACGGCAACGCCGGCATGAAGAACCTGCTCGGCGGCAAGGGGGCGAACCTCGCCGAGATGGCCGCACTCGGGCTGCCCGTGCCCCCGGGCTTCACCGTCACCACGGAGGTCTGCACACACTACTACGCCAACGGCAAGCGCTTCCCCGAGGCGCTCGGGGCGCAGGTCGGCGCCGCGCTGGCGCGGGTCGAGCAGATCGTCGGCTGCCGCTTCGGCGACCCGGAGAACCCGCTGCTCGTCTCGGTGCGCTCCGGCGCCCGCTCCTCGATGCCCGGCATGATGGAGACCGTGCTCAACGTCGGTCTGACGTCCGCGACGATCCCGGGGATGATCGCGAAGACGAAGAACCCGCGCTTCGTCTACGACGCCTACCGCCGGCTGATCATGATGTACGCCGACGTCGTCATGGAGAAGGCTGCCGGCATCGAGCCGGCCGACGACAGGGGCGTGCGCAAGCAGCTCGAGCACCTCATGGACGAGCTCAAGCTGCGGCGGGGCTACAAGAGCGACACCGACATCACCGCGGCGGAGCTCGAGGCGCTGTGCGAGGCATTCAAGGCCAAGGTGCGCGAGGTCCTGGGCGCGGAATTCCCGGACACCGCCCCGGCGCAGCTCTGGGGGGGCATCGGCGCGGTCTTCCAGTCCTGGAACGGCAAGCGCGCGATCTCCTACCGGAAGATCGAGGGGATCCCGGAGTCCTGGGGCACGGCGGTCAACGTCCAGGCGATGGTCTTCGGCAACATGGGCGACGACTGCGCCACGGGCGTCGCCTTCACGCGCGACCCGGGCACGGGGGAGAACGGCTTCTTCGGCGAGTGGCTCGTCAACGCGCAGGGCGAGGACGTGGTCGCCGGCATCCGCACCCCCTACGCGATCAACGAGCACGCGACGAACGACCAGAACCGCCACCTGCCGACCCTCGAGCGCACGATGCCGAAGCTCTACGAGGAGCTCGTGCGCATCCGCGCGAAGCTCGAGCGGCACTACCGCAACATGCAGGACCTGGAGTTCACGATCCAGAACGGCCGGCTCTACATGCTCCAGACGCGCGACGGCAAGCGCAACGGGCCGGCGGCGCTGCGCATGGCGGTCGAGATGTGCCAGGAGCGCCTCATCGACCGCGCGACCGCGGTCGGACGCGTCAAGCCCTCGCAGCTCGACGAGCTCTACCACCCGATGGTCGACCCGGCGCGCGAGAAGGAGTTCAAGGTCCTGACGAAGGGGCTGCCCGCCGGCCCCGGCGGCGCGGTCGGGCAGATCGTGCTCACCGCCGACAAGGCGGCCGCCTGGGCGAAGGAGGGGCGCAAGGTGATCCTCGTGCGCCACGAGACCTCGCCGGAGGACGTCCACGGGATGCACGCCGCGGAGGCCATCCTCACCGCCAAGGGCGGGATGACCTCGCACGCGGCGCTGGTCGCGCGCGGCTGGGGCAAGTGCTGCGTCGTCGGCGCCGGCGCGGTGAGCATCAATCTCGCGGCGGGCACGATCACGGTCGGCGAGCAGGTGCTGCACGAGGGCGACACGATCACCCTCAACGGCACCAAGGGCGTCGTCTACGCCGGCACGCTGCCGCTGATCACGCCCGACCCGGAGAAGAACGAGCAGCTCCAGGAGTTCCTGCGCTGGTGCGACGGGATCCGGACGCTCGGCGTGCGCACGAACGCGGACACGCCCGCCGACGCCGCGCAGGCGCGCCGCTTCGGCGCGGCCGGCATCGGGCTCTGCCGCACCGAGCACATGTTCTTCGGCGAGGAGCGCATCCGCGCCATGCGCGAGATGATCCTCGCGGAGACGCCCGCGGAGCGCGAGACCGCGGTCTTCAAGCTCCTGCCCTTCCAGAAGGAGGACTTCAAGGGGATCCTGCGGGCGATGGCCGGGCTGCCGGTGACGATCCGGCTGCTCGACCCGCCGCTGCACGAGTTCGTGCCGCACGAGCCGCACCTGGTGCAGGAGCTGGCGCGGGGCATGGGCAAGGACGTGGCGAAGGTCGAGGCGCGCATCGCCCAGCTCAAGGAGCTCAACCCGATGCTCGGGCACCGCGGCTGCCGCCTCGGGGTGACCTACCCGGAGATCACGCGCATGCAGGCGCTGGCGATCCTCGAGGCGACGGCCGAGCTGATCGCCGAGGGCGTGGACGCGCGGCCCGAGATCATGGTCCCGCTCGTGGGCAACGTGCGCGAGCTGACCAACCAGAAGGACGTGATCATGAAGGCCGCCGAGGAGGTGCGCCAGCGGGCGGGCGTCAAGCGCCTCCCGTTCACGGTCGGGACCATGATCGAGGTGCCGCGCGCCGCCGTGACCGCCGACGAGATCGCCGCCGAGGCGGAGTTCTTCTCGTTCGGCACGAACGACCTGACGCAGATGGGCGGCGGTTTCTCGCGCGACGACGCCGGCAGCTTCCTGCCGTCGTACGTGGAGAAGAAGATCTACGCCGAGGACCCGTTCATCTCGCTCGACACCGCCGGCATCGGCAAGCTCATGCGCATCGGCGTGCAGCTCGGCCGCGGCGCGCGGCCCGGGCTGAAGATCGGCATCTGCGGCGAGCACGGCGGCGACCCGCCGTCGATCGCGTTCTGCCACGAGATCGGCCTGAACTACGTCTCCTGCAGCCCGTTCCGGGTGCCGATCGCGCGTCTCGCCGCGGCCCAGGCCCAGGTCGCGAACCCCCGCGGCGCCAAGGCGGCGGCGAAGAAGGCCGCGCCGGCGAAGAAGACGGGGACGACGAAGGCCGGGGCGAAGGCGGTCGCGGCCCGCACGGCGGCGCCCCCGAAGCCGACGGCGAAGGCGGCGGCGAAGAAGAAGGCCCCGGTCAGGAAGGCCGGTCCGAAGAAGGCCGTGAAGAAGGCGGCGGCGAAGAAGCCGGCCCGCCGCCGGTAGCCGTTTCCGTCACGCGCGCGCCGGGGAGGCGTCCTGGCCTTCCCGGCGCCCGCTCACTTCCCGAAGCGGCGCTGGCGCGCTCCGAAGTCCGAAAGCGCCACCTGCAACTCCCCCACGGTGAATGCGGCCCAGGGCGTCTCCGTGTGCCAGAGCTCCGCGTAGGAGCCCTGCCAGACGAACGCGTCCGGGGCCTCGAACGCCCCGCCGGCGAGGACGACGAGGTCCGGGTCCGGCACGCCCGCCGTGTCCAGCCAGGCGTCCAGGTCGTCGTCGCCGAGGGACGAACCCGGGCGCGCGACCAGGAGCCGCGAGGCGGCCCGCGCAATCTCCTCGCGTCCCCCGTAGCGCAGGAACAGGAGCAGCGTCCGCTCCGCAGGGGCGGGATGCGCGGGGGCGGCGTGGCGCATGACCTCGGGCGGCAGCCCATCCACCCGGCCGCAGGTGCGCAGCGAGGCGCCAAGGCGCGCCGCCGCCGCCTCGAGCGCCCCCGTTCCCTCGACGCAGCCGTGCCGGGCCTCCGCGGCGCCGTCGGGATCGTCCAGCAGGCGATCGACGTCCGGGGCGAAGAACGAGAACGCGCGCAGGCCGGGCGCGGCGGCGAACGCCTCGTCGGCAATGGCGGCGGCGTGACGGAGCGCCCCCGCCACGGCCGCGGCCGCGTCCCGCGGGTCGCCGGCGACGCCGCGGGCGATCACGGCGATGTGGCGGATCGGGGTCTCGTGCATCGCGGGGATGGTACGCGCCAGGCGGGGAATGTCAATTCGCCCCGGGCCGCAGTACCGCGGGTCGCACGCGACCCTGCGGGCGACACCGGCACGCCGGCGGTCGCACCGCGGTGTGCCGCCCGTCACATTGACTTTTCCTCGCGTGGAGGTCAAAGATATTCACGGAAGGGGGTGTTCATGATGCTTCCTTGGAAGTGCGTTCTGGCGACGGCCCTTGCCGGGTCGCTCGCACTGGTGGTTCCGTCGGGCCGTTCCGTCGCGGGCGAGCCGCCGGGGAAGGCCGCCGCGGAGTCGGCCGAGCACACCGTGGCTGCGGGCGACAACCTGCACCTGATCGCCGGGTACTACTACCGGGACCCGCGGCAGTGGCGAAGGGTCTGGAAGCTCAACGGCAAGGCCGTCACGCGCCCGAGCCACCTCGTCCCCGGCAGGACGCTCCGCGTCGAGCGGACGGCCGGCGTGACGTGGGACATCCCGTACGAGGAGTTCCGCGCCCGCGTCCGCGGCAAGTAGCCCCGCGGTGCCGCGTTTCCGCCTCGCCGCGCCGTTCGTCCCGCGGGGCGACCAGGGGCGGTGCATCGAGCAGCTCGCCGCCGGGGTCGGGCGCGGTGACGACGCGCAGGTGCTCCTCGGCGTCACCGGCTCGGGGAAGACGTTCACGGTCGCGAACGTCGTCGAGCGGCTCCAGCGCCCGACGCTGGTGGTCTCGCACAACAAGACCCTGGCCGCGCAGCTCTACAGCGAGTTCCGCGCGTTCTTTCCCGAGAACGCCGTCGAGTACTTCGTCTCCTACTACGACTACTACCAGCCCGAGGCGTACATCCCCACGACCGACACCTACATCGAGAAGGACTCGGCGATCAACGAGGACATCGACAAGCTGCGCCACAGCGCCACGCGCTCGCTGCTCGAGCGGCGCGACGTGCTCATCGTGGCCAGCGTCTCCTGCATCTACGGCCTCGGCGCGCCCGAGTACTACGCCAGGCTGCGCGTGCCGCTCGCGGTCGGCGAGGAGCACGGTCTGCGCCGCCTGCTGCGCGAGCTGGTCGACATCCAGTACCAGCGCAACGACCTGGACTTTCACCGGGGGACCTTCCGCGTCCGGGGGGACGTCGTCGACATCTTCCCCGCGTACGAGGGCGACGCGGCCGTGCGCGTCGAGTTCTTCGGCGACGCGATCGAGCGCATCGCGCGCATCGACCCGCTCACCGGGCAGGCGAGCGGGGGCCTCGACGCCGTGACGATCTGGCCGGGGAGCCACTACGTCGTCCCCGCGGAGGAGGTGGACCGCTCGCTGGCGGCGATCGAGGCCGAGCTGGCGGAGCGGCTGGCGTGGTTCCGGCGGGAGAACAAGCTCCTCGAGGCGCAGCGGCTGGAGCAGCGCACCCGCTTCGACCTGGAGATGATCCGCGAGCTCGGCTTCTGCTCGGGGATCGAGAACTACTCGCGCCACTTCACCAACCGCGCGCCGGGCGAGGCCCCGCCGACGCTCCTCGACTACTTCCCGAAGGACTTCCTGCTCGTCGTCGACGAGAGCCACGTCACGTTGCCGCAGCTGCGGGCGATGGCACACGGGGACCGCTCGCGCAAGGCGAGCCTGGTCGAGCACGGCTTTCGCCTGCCGTCGGCGTTCGACAACCGGCCGCTGACCTTCGAGGAGTTCGAGGCGCGGGTCTGCCAGGGCATCTACGTCTCCGCGACGCCCGCGGCGTACGAGCTGGGGCGGGCCGGCGGCCGGGTCGCCGAGCAGATCGTGCGGCCCACGGGCCTCATGGAGCCGGCGGTCGAGGTGCGCCCCGTGGCGGGGCAGGTCGAGGACCTGCTCGGGGAGATCCGGGCGCGCGCGGCGCGCGGCGAGCGCGTCCTGGTCACGGCGCTGACCAAGCGCATGGCCGAGGACCTCACCGAGCACTACGCCGAGCGCGGGCTGCGCGTGCGCTACCTGCACGCCGACGTCGAGACGCTCGAGCGGCTGCGGCTGCTGCGCGACCTGCGCCTCGGCGTCTTCGACGCGCTCATCGGCATCAACCTGCTGCGCGAGGGGCTCGACCTGCCCGAGGTCTCGCTCGTCGCGATCCTCGACGCGGACAAGGAGGGGTTCCTGCGCTCCGAGACCTCCCTCATCCAGACGGCGGGGCGCGCCGCGCGGAACATCGACGGGAAGGTCATCCTCTACGCCGACACGCTCACGCGCTCGATCCGCGCGGCGCTGGCCGAGTGCGCGCGGCGGCGCGCGATCCAGGAGGAGTACAACCGGCGCGAGGGGATCCGCCCCGAGGGGATCCGCAAGGGCGTCAGCGACGCGCTGGCCGCGGTGTACGACCGGGACTACCTCACGGTGCCCGTCGCCGGCGAGGCGGAGACGGCGTACCGCAGCCTGGGCGAGGTCGACCGCGCGGCGCGCGAGCTGGAGCGGGAGATGCGGGAGGCGGCCGCCCGGCTGGACTTCGAGCGCGCCGCGGCGCTGCGCGACCGCATCCGCGGCCTGCGGGAGATGGAGCTGGCCCTCGGCGTCGGCGAGGGCCACGTGCGCGGGCAGGCCGCCGGCGCGGCGGCGTCGGGGAAGCCGGCGAAGGGCGGGGGACGGCGTGGCCGGCAGCGTTCCTGAGTTCGCGATCGCCCCGCGGCTGCGCGCCGCGCCCGACGTCCCCGGCGTGTACCTCATGCGGGGGGCCGGCGACGAGGTGCTGTACGTCGGCAAGGCGGTCTCGCTGCGGGCCCGGCTGCGATCGTACCTCGCCCCGGAGCGCCAGGGCCCGAAGACGGAGCTGCTCGTGCGCCAGGCGGCCGCCGTGGAGTGGTTCG
Above is a window of bacterium DNA encoding:
- a CDS encoding hemolysin family protein, with the translated sequence MAAVIVADERLPDSFVGRMTRLLVLPLVRLLGALKRALERLVSRRGNVPRDEMIEEELDSVITEGRAAGVMDQSDEELLKSVIEFGDTLVREVMVPRIDMGAFEIETPLPEVLAAVVRRGHSRWPVYQESVDHIVGILHAKDLLRVWQAGQAEAPLAGLLRPVIFVPENQRISALLREFKKRRTHLAIVIDEFGGTAGLVTLEDLVEEIIGEIADEFEAGQAPAVREVEGGWLLDSRASLAALGEHLGLAEEELARHESETVGGLVSELLGRLPRAGDEARIGGWVLRVADTDGRRILKILAVRAA
- a CDS encoding M17 family peptidase N-terminal domain-containing protein, yielding MKIGALFHDVTRLEADLLVAPLWEDDRPPHGLAGRADWHLCGFLSRLILEGRLRGTAGETTLIAVQGRLPAPRLLLLGCGAGRSMDAAAGEAHAARAATVAADLKVSSVVMELPVRDTRAALGGLVARVGDLFAAALPPGDGEVQVLAGSEAECEVWRGALRDAFPRGTPVAPRRPLR
- the ppdK gene encoding pyruvate, phosphate dikinase; its protein translation is MQARKAPVTKGGAAKLVYFFGGGKADGNAGMKNLLGGKGANLAEMAALGLPVPPGFTVTTEVCTHYYANGKRFPEALGAQVGAALARVEQIVGCRFGDPENPLLVSVRSGARSSMPGMMETVLNVGLTSATIPGMIAKTKNPRFVYDAYRRLIMMYADVVMEKAAGIEPADDRGVRKQLEHLMDELKLRRGYKSDTDITAAELEALCEAFKAKVREVLGAEFPDTAPAQLWGGIGAVFQSWNGKRAISYRKIEGIPESWGTAVNVQAMVFGNMGDDCATGVAFTRDPGTGENGFFGEWLVNAQGEDVVAGIRTPYAINEHATNDQNRHLPTLERTMPKLYEELVRIRAKLERHYRNMQDLEFTIQNGRLYMLQTRDGKRNGPAALRMAVEMCQERLIDRATAVGRVKPSQLDELYHPMVDPAREKEFKVLTKGLPAGPGGAVGQIVLTADKAAAWAKEGRKVILVRHETSPEDVHGMHAAEAILTAKGGMTSHAALVARGWGKCCVVGAGAVSINLAAGTITVGEQVLHEGDTITLNGTKGVVYAGTLPLITPDPEKNEQLQEFLRWCDGIRTLGVRTNADTPADAAQARRFGAAGIGLCRTEHMFFGEERIRAMREMILAETPAERETAVFKLLPFQKEDFKGILRAMAGLPVTIRLLDPPLHEFVPHEPHLVQELARGMGKDVAKVEARIAQLKELNPMLGHRGCRLGVTYPEITRMQALAILEATAELIAEGVDARPEIMVPLVGNVRELTNQKDVIMKAAEEVRQRAGVKRLPFTVGTMIEVPRAAVTADEIAAEAEFFSFGTNDLTQMGGGFSRDDAGSFLPSYVEKKIYAEDPFISLDTAGIGKLMRIGVQLGRGARPGLKIGICGEHGGDPPSIAFCHEIGLNYVSCSPFRVPIARLAAAQAQVANPRGAKAAAKKAAPAKKTGTTKAGAKAVAARTAAPPKPTAKAAAKKKAPVRKAGPKKAVKKAAAKKPARRR
- a CDS encoding undecaprenyl diphosphate synthase family protein, whose protein sequence is MHETPIRHIAVIARGVAGDPRDAAAAVAGALRHAAAIADEAFAAAPGLRAFSFFAPDVDRLLDDPDGAAEARHGCVEGTGALEAAAARLGASLRTCGRVDGLPPEVMRHAAPAHPAPAERTLLLFLRYGGREEIARAASRLLVARPGSSLGDDDLDAWLDTAGVPDPDLVVLAGGAFEAPDAFVWQGSYAELWHTETPWAAFTVGELQVALSDFGARQRRFGK
- the uvrB gene encoding excinuclease ABC subunit UvrB; protein product: MPRFRLAAPFVPRGDQGRCIEQLAAGVGRGDDAQVLLGVTGSGKTFTVANVVERLQRPTLVVSHNKTLAAQLYSEFRAFFPENAVEYFVSYYDYYQPEAYIPTTDTYIEKDSAINEDIDKLRHSATRSLLERRDVLIVASVSCIYGLGAPEYYARLRVPLAVGEEHGLRRLLRELVDIQYQRNDLDFHRGTFRVRGDVVDIFPAYEGDAAVRVEFFGDAIERIARIDPLTGQASGGLDAVTIWPGSHYVVPAEEVDRSLAAIEAELAERLAWFRRENKLLEAQRLEQRTRFDLEMIRELGFCSGIENYSRHFTNRAPGEAPPTLLDYFPKDFLLVVDESHVTLPQLRAMAHGDRSRKASLVEHGFRLPSAFDNRPLTFEEFEARVCQGIYVSATPAAYELGRAGGRVAEQIVRPTGLMEPAVEVRPVAGQVEDLLGEIRARAARGERVLVTALTKRMAEDLTEHYAERGLRVRYLHADVETLERLRLLRDLRLGVFDALIGINLLREGLDLPEVSLVAILDADKEGFLRSETSLIQTAGRAARNIDGKVILYADTLTRSIRAALAECARRRAIQEEYNRREGIRPEGIRKGVSDALAAVYDRDYLTVPVAGEAETAYRSLGEVDRAARELEREMREAAARLDFERAAALRDRIRGLREMELALGVGEGHVRGQAAGAAASGKPAKGGGRRGRQRS